A window of Tetrapisispora phaffii CBS 4417 chromosome 9, complete genome contains these coding sequences:
- the DPB2 gene encoding DNA polymerase epsilon noncatalytic subunit (similar to Saccharomyces cerevisiae DPB2 (YPR175W); ancestral locus Anc_7.532), giving the protein MFSSGNVLPVKIQPPLLRPLAYRVLSKKFGLNIKSDGLAELAEFIGNAFGMEWKKSSETVLFLEQFATVWKQQERGLFIDSTGTKSVISEIKERSKSRIKVRDEPDLGPAQEPKKAKTLDNFLLKNVLQQKNVEVTKQETDSEDIPMDDGIEIISEHTSLSNNGTGIEMSDGIETSDGIVIKEEEVQDITDVDPISNYSIPQIEPIEQIEAEEVTEDEMEQLNWRDYFKIINVDEQQNFSYNPRKLQFIFKPSFKKPHSNHNSEIINNSNLKLQLPDIQSKLAIFSTRYYLLRDRIMRNEAFQNNDSFNPLSSMVNMKNALQNNDKSELISNMSLTPIKTLLGRNGQNFLILGMLRVNAKGNWCLEDPSGDIEVDLSQTLPTAGLYYVPGAIVLTEGIYYSATNTFHVTSMTHPPCERRDVTLEAIGNIDLLGIHGISTPNYIAKLDDDLKIRLHYLEKDFTDHRFAIMGGDMFLNELQTLSALRKVFSKLNEDPPIMIILQGSFSSTPVHASTNSKSMSISTQYKNNFDSLASLLSEFEDLINYSTFLFIPGVNDPWSSMVTLGSTGLWPQKPIPNHFTTRINRICRHVIWGSNPTRIAYLSQEIVIMRDNICGRFKRNSVQFRTVEEKEGINKQLKKDNEKSQLLDDDDIPMKSLSIDPNKLPARVHESRKIVKTILDQGHLSPFTPDIRPIAWGLDHSLTLYPIPSTLILCDQTAPQFELTYNGCKAFNPGKFISNNRARFLAYTPSLKKVQEEELYF; this is encoded by the coding sequence GTTGAGACCGTTGGCATACCGTGTGCTATCCAAGAAGTTTGGACTGAATATCAAATCTGATGGGTTGGCAGAGTTAGCAGAGTTTATTGGAAACGCTTTTGGAATGGAGTGGAAGAAAAGTTCGGAAACTGTCCTTTTTTTAGAGCAATTCGCTACCGTCTGGAAGCAACAAGAACGAGGTTTGTTCATTGACTCTACTGGTACAAAAAGTGTAATCTCTGAGATTAAAGAAAGAAGTAAAAGTAGGATAAAAGTTAGAGATGAGCCTGATCTGGGGCCTGCACAAGAACCGAAGAAGGCAAAAACTttggataattttttgttgaaaAATGTTCTTCAACAAAAGAATGTGGAAGTAACAAAGCAAGAAACAGATTCGGAAGATATCCCAATGGATGATGGGATTGAAATAATTAGTGAGCACACTTCTCTGTCTAACAATGGTACGGGAATTGAAATGTCAGATGGAATCGAAACGTCAGATGGAATTgtaataaaagaagaagaagttcaAGATATCACTGATGTGGACCctatttcaaattattcaatCCCTCAAATTGAACCCATTGAACAAATCGAAGCGGAAGAGGTGACTGAGGATGAAATGGAGCAACTAAACTGGAGagattattttaaaattattaatgtaGATGAACAACAAAACTTCTCATATAACCCAAGAAAGTTGCAATTCATATTCAAACCGAGTTTTAAAAAACCACATTCAAATCACAACTCAgagataataaataattcaaatttaaaactaCAATTACCGGATATTCAATCAAAATTAGCAATCTTTTCAACAAGATACTACCTACTTAGAGATAGAATAATGAGAAATGAAGCTTTccaaaataatgattcttTCAATCCTTTATCCTCAATGgtaaatatgaaaaatgccttacaaaataatgataaatcgGAACTAATATCTAACATGTCCCTAACTCCAATCAAAACATTACTTGGTAGAAACGGCCAAAATTTCTTGATTTTAGGTATGCTTCGAGTAAACGCCAAGGGGAATTGGTGTTTAGAAGACCCCTCTGGTGATATTGAAGTTGATCTATCGCAAACACTTCCTACAGCCGGTTTATACTATGTGCCGGGTGCAATCGTATTAACTGAAGGTATATATTATTCAGCAACAAATACATTTCACGTTACATCTATGACACACCCTCCTTGTGAAAGAAGAGATGTTACATTGGAAGCAATTGGTAACATCGATTTATTAGGTATTCATGGAATTTCTACTCCGAATTATATTGCAAAACTGGATGACGATTTAAAAATCAGACTACATTATTTGGAAAAAGATTTTACAGATCATAGGTTCGCTATCATGGGGGGTGATATGTTCTTAAATGAATTACAGACACTATCTGCATTGAGAAAAgttttttcaaaacttAACGAAGATCCACCtattatgattattttaCAAGGTTCTTTCTCAAGCACACCGGTGCATGCATCCACAAATAGTAAAAGCATGAGCATCAGCACTcaatacaaaaataattttgatagtctagcatcattattatctgaATTCGAAGATTTGATTAATTATTCAACTTTCCTTTTTATCCCTGGTGTTAATGATCCCTGGAGTTCCATGGTAACTTTAGGTTCAACAGGTTTATGGCCTCAAAAGCCAATTCCAAATCACTTTACTACAAGAATAAACAGAATATGTAGACATGTAATTTGGGGATCAAATCCAACAAGAATTGCATACCTGTCTCAAGAAATCGTTATAATGAGAGATAATATTTGTGgaagatttaaaagaaatagcGTTCAATTTCGAACAGTAGAGGAAAAAGAAGGTATTAATaagcaattaaaaaaagacaATGAAAAATCACAATTACtggatgatgatgatattcCGATGAAGTCCTTGTCCATAGACCCAAACAAGCTACCAGCCAGGGTACATGAATCTAGGAAAATTGTAAAAACTATTTTAGATCAAGGTCATTTATCACCGTTCACACCTGATATTAGACCAATAGCATGGGGTTTAGACCACTCTTTAACATTATACCCGATTCCATCAACACTAATACTATGTGATCAAACTGCACCACAATTTGAACTTACATATAACGGTTGTAAAGCTTTCAATCCAGGAAAGTTTATAAGTAACAATCGTGCAAGATTCCTAGCTTATACACCATCATTGAAGAAGGTTCAAGAGGAAGAATTGTATTTCTAG
- the BET2 gene encoding Rab geranylgeranyltransferase BET2 (similar to Saccharomyces cerevisiae BET2 (YPR176C); ancestral locus Anc_7.533) encodes MPSELKLHKEKHIQYIDSLDKKQSDFEYWLSEHLRLNGVYWGLTALSLLNAKDTFKREDVIKFVLSCFDDQYGGFAPFPKHDGHLLSTLSGLQILATYNSLDALTVIRREKCIKFIKGNQLPDGSFQGDRFGEVDTRFSYNALSSLSILGELSSDVVDPAVDFILKCYNFDGGFGSCPGAESHSAQVFTCLGALAIVNKLDRLSDHQIEEIGWWLCERQLPEGGLNGRPSKLPDVCYSWWVLSSLAVIKKLDWINYEKLRNFILQSQDEVKGGISDRPDNEVDVFHTVFGLAGLSLMGFDDLVPIDPAYCMPCSVTKEFKVYPY; translated from the coding sequence ATGCCATcagaattaaaattacaTAAAGAAAAACATATCCAATATATTGACTCCCTAGATAAGAAACAGTCCGATTTTGAATATTGGTTAAGTGAGCACCTAAGATTGAACGGTGTTTATTGGGGGTTGACTGCTCTATCTCTTTTAAATGCCAAGGATACATTTAAAAGGGAAgatgttattaaatttgttttaaGCTGTTTTGATGACCAGTACGGTGGTTTTGCTCCATTCCCAAAACATGATGGACATTTACTTTCAACTTTATCAGGTCTTCAAATTCTTGCTACATACAATTCGTTAGATGCGTTGACAGTAATAAGACGAGAAAAATGtattaaattcatcaaaGGCAATCAACTTCCTGATGGTTCTTTCCAAGGTGATAGATTTGGAGAAGTCGATACAAGGTTTTCATACAATGCATTGAGTTCATTATCTATACTAGGGGAGCTAAGCTCTGATGTAGTAGATCCTGCTGTTGATTTCATTTTAAAATGTTATAATTTTGATGGTGGGTTTGGATCGTGCCCAGGTGCTGAAAGTCATTCAGCTCAAGTTTTTACCTGCCTTGGGGCCCTGGCAATTGTCAATAAATTAGATCGTCTAAGCGACCATCAAATAGAGGAAATTGGGTGGTGGTTATGTGAAAGACAACTACCGGAAGGTGGATTAAATGGGAGACCAAGTAAATTACCAGATGTTTGTTACAGTTGGTGGGTTTTGTCTTCTCTTGCAGTGatcaaaaaattggatTGGATAAATTATGagaaattaagaaattttaTTCTGCAATCGCAAGATGAAGTTAAAGGTGGAATTAGTGATAGACCCGACAATGAAGTAGATGTCTTTCATACTGTATTTGGGTTAGCTGGTTTAAGTTTGATGGGCTTCGATGATCTTGTCCCAATAGATCCAGCATATTGCATGCCTTGCAGTGTCACGAAAGAGTTTAAAGTGTACCCATATTAG